A stretch of Henckelia pumila isolate YLH828 chromosome 4, ASM3356847v2, whole genome shotgun sequence DNA encodes these proteins:
- the LOC140861576 gene encoding uncharacterized protein yields MALRRGNNTSANANAANNNHSDCGPDSENNQNNQFLAGLTALLQKQRRAQGAQIKQFLQAQTANAGNNHPAANQNPIYKRFLELGPPQFKGKIDPLIAEQWFQAMETAFEFMQITDADRLRCATYMFRDDARVWWNGAKAALNLTTLTWNGFKDVFYDKYFTVSTRTKLAREFLEIRQENMSIAEYLKKFERGRYFVPMISGDPAEELKHFTEGLNAFIRKDVRLSGAKNYKEAVYQAMLSEKDRNDIIRESQAKRSNYQGRDQQGNSNRKRPYQAPPQHRPYQQQQPRLQGQKQLALPAPKPASAPTSCQKCGKLHSGQCMMGTGVCYLCKQPGHFAKECPQQRGPVKGRVFAMTHEQVDTNSAIVTGEELSSDLIIRGCSIQMQGHELYADLIILKMSDFDVIFGMDWLSCYEATIDYKRRMVSLKTKNGEPFLFHATPKNNSSLLISVGKAWQLLSKGCAGFLASVTCNQEFPRPKLEDVEVVRDFSEVFPDDIAGLPPAREVEFGI; encoded by the exons ATGGCATTACGTAGGGGAAATAACACCAGTGCCAACGCCAATGCCGCTAACAACAACCATAGTGATTGCGGGCCAGATAGTgagaacaatcaaaacaaccAGTTTTTGGCGGGATTAACTGCTCTGCTTCAAAAGCAAAGACGTGCTCAGGGAGCTCAAATCAAACAGTTTCTTCAAGCCCAGACAGCTAATGCCGGAAATAACCATCCTGCAGCTAATCAAAACCCTATCTACAAAAGGTTCTTGGAGTTGGGACCACCTCAGTTCAAAGGAAAGATTGATCCTTTGATTGCGGAACAATGGTTCCAAGCTATGGAGACTGCTTTTGAATTCATGCAGATCACGGATGCGGATAGATTGAGATGTGCTACCTATATGTTCCGTGATGATGCTCGTGTTTGGTGGAATGGAGCCAAAGCAGCGTTGAACCTAACCACCCTtacttggaatggattcaaggATGTGTTCTACGACAAATATTTCACAGTGAGCACCCGAACCAAGTTGGCTAGAGAGTTTTTGGAGATCCGTCAAGAAAACATGTCAATTGCGGAGTATTTAAAGAAGTTTGAAAGGGGAAGATACTTTGTACCGATGATTTCTGGTGATCCTGCTGAAGAGTTGAAACACTTTACAGAAGGGTTGAATGCCTTCATCAGAAAGGATGTTAGACTAAGTGGAGCGAAAAATTACAAAGAAGCGGTATATCAGGCCATGTTGTCCGAAAAAGACAGAAACGATATTATCAGAGAGTCACAGGCAAAGAGATCTAACTATCAGGGTCGAGAccaacaaggaaattctaacagAAAGAGGCCGTACCAAGCCCCTCCCCAACACCGACCGTACCAACAACAACAGCCTCGACTTCAAGGGCAGAAACAGTTGGCTCTACCAGCACCAAAACCGGCAAGTGCACCAACATCTTGTCAAAAATGTGGAAAACTTCATTCAGGCCAATGTATGATGGGAACTGGTGTATGTTACTTGTGCAAACAACCAGGACATTTTGCGAAGGAATGTCCCCAACAAAGAGGACCGGTCAAAGGCCGAGTGTTTGCCATGACTCATGAACAAGTGGACACTAACTCAGCCATCGTCACAG GGGAAGAATTGAGTAGTGATTTGATTATCAGAGGATGCAGTATACAGATGCAAGGTCATGAGTTGTATGCTGATCTTATTATCCTCAAAATGTCTGACTTTGACGTGATATttggtatggattggttgtcttgTTATGAGGCTACAATAGACTATAAACGGAGGATGGTTTCTTTGAAAACTAAGAATGGAGAACCGTTTCTATTCCATGCCACACCGAAAAATAATTCATCTCTTTTAATTTCAGTGGGTAAGGCATGGCAACTGTTGAGTAAAGGATGTGCAGGTTTTCTTGCAAGTGTTACTTGCAACCAAGAATTTCCTCGACCGAAACTTGAAGACGTTGAGGTAGTGAGAGATTTCTCAGAAgtatttcctgatgatattgcaggattacctccagctaGGGAGGTAGAATTTGGGATTTAA